The nucleotide sequence GCGGCACCGAAATGATCTGCAGACCATTGGTGAGCACGGACATGATCAGCGCGCCGATGACCGTGCCGAGGATCGAACCCACGCCCCCGAACAGCGAGGTGCCGCCGATCACCACCGCGGCGATGGCTTTCAGCTCGTAGCCCATGCCGAGCGCCGGCTGGGCCGAATTCAGCCGGGCCGAGATCAGCACCCCGGCCAGGCCGATGAACAGCCCGCCGAAGCTGTAGATCAGGATCTTCCAGCGCCGCGTGTTGATGCCGGAGAGCGCGGTGGCGTCCTCGTTGCTGCCGATGGCATAGGTATAGCGCCCGAACACGCTCTTGTTGAGGATGATCGCCGCAATGATGGCGACCGCCGCCCACAACAGTACGGCGTTGGGAATGGCCAGCCCCGGGAAGATGCTGCCGTTGGACAGCATGTAGTAGCTCGGCGTGTTGCTGAAATAGATCGGCGCGCTACCCGAGATCACCAGCGCCAGCCCTTCGGCAACCAGCATCATGGCCAGCGTGGCGATGAACGGGGGGATCTTGAGCACGGTCACGTTGAAGCCGTTGACGAAGCCGATCAGGCCGCCGAAGAGTACCGTGAACACCACCCCGAGCGGCATGGGCAGGCCCCAGTGGGTGATGAACACGCCGGACATGACCGCGCACAGCGACATGCCGGTGCCCAGCGACAGGTCGATGCCGGCCGAGATGATCACGAACGTCGTGCCGATCGCCAGCGTCCCGATGACCACGGTGGCCAGCAGGATCGACATCACATTGGCGAAGGTCAGGAAATTCGGGCTGGCGAAGGAAAAGAAGGCAAAGATCAGGATCAGCCCGGCGAAGGCCAGAAACTGTTGGAACTTGCCGCGCAGGCCGGGTGGCAATCGGCCGGCGACCGCCGGTGTGTCTTTTTCTGCCATAGACGTGTTTCCCCTGACAGTACTCATCATCCCTCCTCAGGCGGTCTCGACCGCAGGCGACGACGACAACGTGGCGTAGTGCATGACTTTTTCCTGATTGGCATCGGCGGCATCGAGCACCGCGGTCAACCGGCCCTCGCACATCACGGCAATGCGGTGCGACATGCGCAGCACCTCCGGCAGCTCCGACGAAATCATGATGATCGACTTACCCTCGGCCACCAGATCGTTCATCAGCCGGTAAATCTCTTCCTTGGCGCCGACATCGATGCCGCGGGTCGGCTCGTCGAAGATCAGAATGTCGCAGCCCTTGAGCAGCCACTTGGCGATGACGACCTTCTGCTGGTTGCCGCCCGACAGGTTCTTCACCGGCTGACGGATCGACGGGGTCTTGATGCGCAACGACTCCACCAGTTGCCGCGAACGCTCGGCCATCGGCCGGTCGCGCACCATGCCGCCCGCAGAGAACAGATCGGTGACGGTGCCGAGCGTGATATTGAATTTCACGTCCTGCTCGAGCAGCAGGCCGAGCCGCTTGCGATCCTCCGACAGATAGCCGATCCGATGCTTCGCCGCCTCGGCCGGGCTGCCGATGCGAATGGTCTGGCCGCGCAGGGAAATCGTGCCGGACTCGATCCGGTCGGCGCCGATCAGCGCGCGCGCCACTTCGGTACGCCCGGCCCCCATCAGCCCGGCAAAGCCGAGAATCTCGCCCTCGCGCAGATCGAAGGACACGTCCCGCAGCAAGCCGCGCGTCGACAACCCTGCCACCCGCAGCAATTCGGCGCGGTCGGGCCGCACATGCTCGGGCCGATGCGCGCCGGAGACCGAGCGTCCCACCATCATGGCGATGATTTCGTCCATGTCGGTGGTCGCCACCTCGCGCACGCCGACGTTCGCGCCGTCGCGGATCACCGACACCCGGTTGGCGATCACCTTCAGTTCTTCCATGCGGTGCGAGATATAGATCACGCCCATGTCCGGCGTCATGAAATGCCGGATCAAAGCGTGCAGCAGTGAGACCTCGTTGTCGTTCAGTGCCGCCGTCGGCTCGTCCATGATCAGGACTTTGGGTTTTTGCATCAGCGCCTTCGCGATCTCGACCATCTGTTGATGGGCGACCGTCAGGTCACCCACGATCTGGCGCGCCCCCAGCGGCAGCTGCAGTTCGTCGAGATGGGCCTGGGCCCGGCGATTGAGCGCGCGGTGATCGAGCCAGCCCCAGCGCCGCGGCTCGCGGCCGATGAACAGGTTCTGGGCCACGGTCAGATGCGGAATCAGGTTGAATTCCTGATGGATGATGCCGATGCCACGGGCCTGGGCATCGGCCGGGCCGGTGAGATGCAGCGTCTCGCCCTCGAGCACGATGTCGCCGGCATCTGCGGTGTGGATACCGCTGAGCAGCTTCATCAGCGTCGACTTACCGGCCCCGTTCTCGCCGGCCAGGGCCAGGACCTCCCCCGGATAGAGCTCGAGATCGACGCCGGACAAGGCCTGTACGCCGGGAAAGCCCTTGCTGACACCGCGCATCGACAGCAGCGGCATGGCACCCGCCGTATGCGCTGCGGTCGATGACGTCATGTCTACTCCTTGTTTAGCACGGCTTGTCTGGAACGGCGTATCCGTCCCTGGCGACTTCCGTGTCGATGGCATCGCGGGCCGGCCGACGCGTCTGTGCGTCAGTTGCCGTGCGGAACGCCTCCTGTCTTCGATTGAAGCAAACGTCCAATGGCCTGACCTTTATACGTTAGTGGCACGTTCGATCCTCGACTCGCGGTTTTGCCGCGCTCGGAGCCGCCGGCACCGGCGGCGCCTCATTCGGAAAAGAACACGCCGAGCACGTGATCCAGATGTTTTTCCATCGCCTGGCGGGCGCCGGCTTCGTCGCCCGCCTCGATGGCCGACACGATCCGCTCGTGATCCGTCTGCGAGCGGTTCCACATCCGGTTTTCCATGTAGTAGGCCTGCAGCCGGCGGAACATCACGCCGTATTGATGACCCAGCAGATGCTTGATGAGCAGGGCATAGGCGGCGTTGTTCGAGGCCTCGGCGATGCGGATATGCAGCAGCCGATCGCCGACGAAGCGATTGCCCCCGGGCTCGCGGTTGTCCTCGATGTTGCGATCCAGCGCCTCGCGCAATGCCGCCAGATCATCGGCATCGGCGTTCACGGCCGCGAGCGCGGCGGTTTCCGGTTCGATGTGGCGCCGCGCCTGAAGCAACGCGAACGGCGGGATCTCCTCGTCGAGGTTGAGCTCGACCTCGCTGGCGAATTCCGGATCGATCCGCCACGGCTCGCTCCGGGCCGCCGCCCGCATCACCGGTTCGGCCGAGGCATGGCTCGAATCCAGCACCACCACGCCGTGACCGACGCGAACCTCCACGTCGCCGACCACTTCCAGCGCGATCAGCGCCTCGCGTACCGAAGCCCGGCTCACGCCCAGCTGCTGCGACAGCTCACGCTCCGGCGGCAATCGGGTGCCGGGCGGGAACTCGCCGTCACGGATCAGCCGCTGGAGCTGATCGGCGATCTGGCGGTACAGGCGGGTTGAACGGACAGCGGCGATGGGCACGTGACGGCTCCGGACACGGAATCAGACAAAAGTTCGAGCCCAAACCGGCATCGCGAAGATTGCCAGCGGCCCACGGTCACTCTACGCTTGGCCTATTGGCCTGACCAATAGGCCGTTGGATGTAGAGCAACTGCCGGGAGAGGTGCAATGCAGCGACTGGAAAACAAGACGGCGCTCATTACTGCCGCCGCCCAGGGTATCGGCCGGGCCACGGTAGAGCGCTTTCGCGCCGAGGGCGCGCGGGTGATCGCCACCGATATCGACATCGGCCCGCTGGCCGACGAAGCCGACATCGAGACCTACCAACTCGATGTCACCGACCCGGAGGCAATTACCGCCCTGGCCCTGGTGCTGCCGCCGCTGGATGTGCTGTTCAACTGTGCCGGCATGGTGCCGACCGGCGACATCCTGCATTGCGGACGCTCCACCTGGCAGCGCACCTTCGATCTGAACGTCACCTCGATGTTCGACATGATCCACGCCTTCATCGGTTACATGCCCCCCGGCAGCAGCATCATCAACATGGCCTCGCTGGCCTCCAGCGTAAAAGGGGTGCGCGAGCGCTGCGCCTACGGCGCCAGCAAGGCCGCGGTGATCGGTCTGACCAAGTCGGTGGCCGCCGATTTCATGACCGCGGAGATTCGCTGCAACGCCATTTGCCCGGGCACGGTCGATTCGCCGTCGCTGCGCGAACGCATCGCCGCCCAGGCCGCCGCCGAAGGCCGCAGCGAGGCTTTGGTGCGCAATGAGTTCATTGCCCGTCAGCCCATGGCCCGGCTCGGCACTCCGGACGAAATCGCCGCGCTGGCCGCGTTTCTGGCTTCGGACGAATCCGCCTTCATCACCGGCACCGCCCAGCTCATCGACGGGGGCTGGGCAAACTGACCGAACCTTCATCTGTTCCAAGGAGCCCTTTGTGAAACTGCTCAGATACGGCCCGCCGGGCCAGGAAAAACCCGGTGTAATCGATGCCGACGGCACGATCCGCGATATTTCCTCGCTGGTCGACGATATCGCCGGTGACATGCTCGACCCGGACTCGCTCGACCGGCTGCGCCGGCACGATCTGACGAGCCTGCCGGCCGTCGATCCGGACACCCGCCTCGGCCCCTGCGTGGGGCGGGTCGGCAAGTTCATCTGCATCGGCCTGAACTATTCCGATCATGCCGCCGAAACCGGTGCCGAGGTACCGCCCGAGCCGGTGATTTTCAATAAATGGACCAGTGCGATCTGCGGGCCGAACGACGATATCGAGATCCCGCGCGATTCGCACAAGACCGACTGGGAAGTCGAACTCGGCGTGATCATCGGCCGCGGCGGGCGTTATATCGAACCCGGGGCGGCGATGGACCATGTCGCCGGCTATTGCGTGGTCAACGACGTCTCCGAACGCGAATTCCAGCTCGAACGCAGCGGCACCTGGGACAAGGGCAAGGGCTGCGACACCTTCGGCCCGATCGGCCCCTGGCTGGTCACGCGCGACGAGATCGCCGACCCACAGCAGCTCGACATGTGGCTGTCGGTGGATGGCAAGACTTACCAGAACGGCAATACGTCGACGATGGTCTACGAGGTGGCTTATCTGGTGTCGTATCTGAGCCGCTTCATGAGCCTGCAGCCCGGCGACATCATCTCCACCGGCACGCCGCCCGGCGTGGGCGCTGGCCAGTCACCCCAGGTCTTTCTGCGCGCCGGCCAGCAACTCCGGCTCGGCATCGAAGGCCTGGGCGAACAATCCCAGCATACGGTGGACGCATGACCCGAATCGTCGACATGCGCGTCATCGACGTGCGCTTTCCCACCTCCGAGCAGCTCGACGGCTCGGATGCCATGAACCCGGATCCGGATTACTCGGCCGCCTATTGCATCCTGGAAACCGATACGCCGGATCTGGAAGGCCACGGCCTGACCTTCACCATTGGCCGCGGCAACGAGCTGGCCTGTGCCGCGATCGGATCGATGCGGCATCTGGTGATCGGCCTCGATCTGGCCGATATCGCCGCCGACATGGGTGCGTTCTGGCGCCGTGTGACCGGCGACAGCCAGCTGCGCTGGATCGGCCCGGAGAAGGGCGCGATCCATCTGGCGACCGCCGCGGTGGTCAATGCGGTCTGGGATCTCTGGGCCAAGTCCGAGGGCAAGCCGGTCTGGCGACTGGTCGCCGAAATGTCGCCGGAGGACATCGTGCGCTGCATCGATTTCCGCTACATGACCGACTGCATTACACGCGATGAGGCGCTGGCGCTGCTGCGCGAGCGTGAACAAGGCAAGGCCGAACGCATCGCCGCGCTCGAAGCCCATGGCTACCCCTGCTACACCACCTCCGCCGGCTGGCTCGGCTACAGCGAGGACAAACTGCGCCGGTTGTGCCAGGAAGCGGTCGACGAAGGCTACAACCACGTCAAGCTCAAGTGCGGCGGCAACCTCGATGACGACAAGCGCCGCGTGACCATCGCCCGCGAAGTGATCGGCGACCAGCGCGCGCTGATGATCGATGCCAACCAGATGTGGGAAGTCGACGAGGCCATCGACTGGGTCAACGAACTGGCCTTCGCCCGCCCCTGGTTCATCGAGGAACCGACCAGTCCGGACGACGTCGAAGCCCATCGTGCGATCAAGCAAGGCGTGGCCCCGGTGAAGGTCGCCACCGGCGAGATGTGCCAGAACCGCGTGCTCTTCAAGCAGTTCATGATGCGCGACGCGATCGACGTGGTGCAGCTCGATGCCTGCCGGCTCGGCGGCGTCAACGAAGTGCTGGCAGTGCTGCTGATGGCCGCCAAATACGAGTTGCCGGTCTGTCCGCATGCCGGCGGCGTCGGCCTGTGCGAATATGTCCAGCATCTGTCGATGATCGATTATCTGTGCTTCTCCGGCACCATGGAAGGCCGCGTGACCGAATACGTCGATCATCTGCATGAGCATTTCGTCGACCCCTGCGTAGTGCGCAATGCGGCCTACATGCCACCCAGCGCGCCCGGCTATTCCGGCGAGATGAAAGCGGAGTCACTCGAGCAATATCGCTTCAAGGGCCACTGAGCAACCCTCATGATCATCGACGCGCATCAGCACTTCTGGCGTTACGACCCGATCCGGCTGGACTGGATCGGCCCCGGCATGGAAGAGCTGATGCACGACTGGTTGCCGGTCGATCTGGCCGGTCCGATGGCCGAAACCGGGATTGATCGCACCATCGCCGTACAGGCCACGGGCGACGAGGCGGAAACCGCCTTCCTGATGGAGCAGGCCGAGGCCGAGGACTGGATCGCCGGCGTGGTCGGCTGGGTCGATCTCGCGACGGCGGATGCCGACGAACGCATCGCCGACTGGCAACAGGCCGGCCCGCTGGTCGGCCTCCGCCACCCGATCGAAGGCGACCCGGCGCGCCTGGACGACCGCGCCTTCGATGCCGGCGTGGACGCCGTGCAGCGCCACGGGCTGGTCTATGACGTGCTGGTCAATCACCGCCAACTCGGCGACGCCGTCACCTTCTGCGCCCACCACGATCGACACACGCTGGTACTCGATCATCTCGCCAAGCCGGCGATCACCGGCAGCGAAGCCGACTTTGCCGCCTGGCGGCGTGCGATGGCCGAGCTGGCTGCGATGCCCCATGTCGCGGTCAAGATCTCGGGGCTGGCGACCGAGGCCCGGGCCGCGCCAAGCGAACCACCGGATATCGACGGTATCCATCGGCATCTGGATACGGCGCTGGCACTTTTCGGCGAGGATCGGCTCATCTTCGGCTCCGACTGGCCGGT is from Salinisphaera sp. LB1 and encodes:
- a CDS encoding FadR/GntR family transcriptional regulator, producing the protein MPIAAVRSTRLYRQIADQLQRLIRDGEFPPGTRLPPERELSQQLGVSRASVREALIALEVVGDVEVRVGHGVVVLDSSHASAEPVMRAAARSEPWRIDPEFASEVELNLDEEIPPFALLQARRHIEPETAALAAVNADADDLAALREALDRNIEDNREPGGNRFVGDRLLHIRIAEASNNAAYALLIKHLLGHQYGVMFRRLQAYYMENRMWNRSQTDHERIVSAIEAGDEAGARQAMEKHLDHVLGVFFSE
- a CDS encoding ABC transporter permease, encoding MAEKDTPAVAGRLPPGLRGKFQQFLAFAGLILIFAFFSFASPNFLTFANVMSILLATVVIGTLAIGTTFVIISAGIDLSLGTGMSLCAVMSGVFITHWGLPMPLGVVFTVLFGGLIGFVNGFNVTVLKIPPFIATLAMMLVAEGLALVISGSAPIYFSNTPSYYMLSNGSIFPGLAIPNAVLLWAAVAIIAAIILNKSVFGRYTYAIGSNEDATALSGINTRRWKILIYSFGGLFIGLAGVLISARLNSAQPALGMGYELKAIAAVVIGGTSLFGGVGSILGTVIGALIMSVLTNGLQIISVPQEWQTVILGVVILAAVYLDNFRRNAAA
- a CDS encoding SDR family oxidoreductase, with amino-acid sequence MQRLENKTALITAAAQGIGRATVERFRAEGARVIATDIDIGPLADEADIETYQLDVTDPEAITALALVLPPLDVLFNCAGMVPTGDILHCGRSTWQRTFDLNVTSMFDMIHAFIGYMPPGSSIINMASLASSVKGVRERCAYGASKAAVIGLTKSVAADFMTAEIRCNAICPGTVDSPSLRERIAAQAAAEGRSEALVRNEFIARQPMARLGTPDEIAALAAFLASDESAFITGTAQLIDGGWAN
- a CDS encoding amidohydrolase, producing MIIDAHQHFWRYDPIRLDWIGPGMEELMHDWLPVDLAGPMAETGIDRTIAVQATGDEAETAFLMEQAEAEDWIAGVVGWVDLATADADERIADWQQAGPLVGLRHPIEGDPARLDDRAFDAGVDAVQRHGLVYDVLVNHRQLGDAVTFCAHHDRHTLVLDHLAKPAITGSEADFAAWRRAMAELAAMPHVAVKISGLATEARAAPSEPPDIDGIHRHLDTALALFGEDRLIFGSDWPVCQLAMTYGDWFALIDAWARAQGADCHARLLGTNAASIYALNL
- a CDS encoding sugar ABC transporter ATP-binding protein encodes the protein MTSSTAAHTAGAMPLLSMRGVSKGFPGVQALSGVDLELYPGEVLALAGENGAGKSTLMKLLSGIHTADAGDIVLEGETLHLTGPADAQARGIGIIHQEFNLIPHLTVAQNLFIGREPRRWGWLDHRALNRRAQAHLDELQLPLGARQIVGDLTVAHQQMVEIAKALMQKPKVLIMDEPTAALNDNEVSLLHALIRHFMTPDMGVIYISHRMEELKVIANRVSVIRDGANVGVREVATTDMDEIIAMMVGRSVSGAHRPEHVRPDRAELLRVAGLSTRGLLRDVSFDLREGEILGFAGLMGAGRTEVARALIGADRIESGTISLRGQTIRIGSPAEAAKHRIGYLSEDRKRLGLLLEQDVKFNITLGTVTDLFSAGGMVRDRPMAERSRQLVESLRIKTPSIRQPVKNLSGGNQQKVVIAKWLLKGCDILIFDEPTRGIDVGAKEEIYRLMNDLVAEGKSIIMISSELPEVLRMSHRIAVMCEGRLTAVLDAADANQEKVMHYATLSSSPAVETA
- a CDS encoding fumarylacetoacetate hydrolase family protein, coding for MKLLRYGPPGQEKPGVIDADGTIRDISSLVDDIAGDMLDPDSLDRLRRHDLTSLPAVDPDTRLGPCVGRVGKFICIGLNYSDHAAETGAEVPPEPVIFNKWTSAICGPNDDIEIPRDSHKTDWEVELGVIIGRGGRYIEPGAAMDHVAGYCVVNDVSEREFQLERSGTWDKGKGCDTFGPIGPWLVTRDEIADPQQLDMWLSVDGKTYQNGNTSTMVYEVAYLVSYLSRFMSLQPGDIISTGTPPGVGAGQSPQVFLRAGQQLRLGIEGLGEQSQHTVDA
- a CDS encoding L-fuconate dehydratase, which translates into the protein MTRIVDMRVIDVRFPTSEQLDGSDAMNPDPDYSAAYCILETDTPDLEGHGLTFTIGRGNELACAAIGSMRHLVIGLDLADIAADMGAFWRRVTGDSQLRWIGPEKGAIHLATAAVVNAVWDLWAKSEGKPVWRLVAEMSPEDIVRCIDFRYMTDCITRDEALALLREREQGKAERIAALEAHGYPCYTTSAGWLGYSEDKLRRLCQEAVDEGYNHVKLKCGGNLDDDKRRVTIAREVIGDQRALMIDANQMWEVDEAIDWVNELAFARPWFIEEPTSPDDVEAHRAIKQGVAPVKVATGEMCQNRVLFKQFMMRDAIDVVQLDACRLGGVNEVLAVLLMAAKYELPVCPHAGGVGLCEYVQHLSMIDYLCFSGTMEGRVTEYVDHLHEHFVDPCVVRNAAYMPPSAPGYSGEMKAESLEQYRFKGH